A single Lolium perenne isolate Kyuss_39 chromosome 6, Kyuss_2.0, whole genome shotgun sequence DNA region contains:
- the LOC127334668 gene encoding DNA repair protein RAD5A — MGKEIGRGEQVATVRAVLGEETPEMDIIRALHMAGDDPTKAINILLDFHHKLPPPPSPSPPPPPVKPTAESIRPPKTPAQSKPAAEKPRPNPATIGGRDHWWLVGSAEMAGLSTCKGRRIAAGEPVSFSIPNSAAAAASGKGRPGRFALASCTSEIMRFSTPQQGEVGRIPNEWARCLLPLLKEGKVKVEGLCKSAPEVLSIMDTVLLSVSVYIDSAMFRDQKQSLPKAARVATEDSTFHPLPALLKVIGLSPFKKAAFTPEDLYSRKRPIDRKSSTGETATKLTSEKLKLSSGGNEDDHGEETVSDTDLDDIIGISDSSALEERAPPDALQCDLRPYQKQALHWMLQLEKGSSSQDAATTLHPCWEAYKLEDKRELVLYLNVFSGDATTEFPSTLQLARGGILADAMGLGKTIMTIALLLSDSGKGCITTQHSSQISGEANGLGEISAQSHDSVKNLASPFSFSKLRKPKAPLIGGGSLIICPMTLLSQWKAEIEAHTEPNSVNIYVHYGQSRPKEANFIAQNEIVLTTYGVVASEFSTEGSTEKGGLYSVHWFRIVLDEAHMIKSSKSLISQAAAALTADRRWCLTGTPIQNKLEDIYSLFRFLRVEPWRNWALWNKLVQKPFEEGDERGLKLVQTILKPVMLRRTKSSTDKEGRPILTLPPVNIEVKYCDLSETEKDFYEALFRRSKVKFDQFVEQGKVLHNYASILELLLRLRQCCDHPFLVMSRGDTQEFADLNKLAKRFLHGGNNAANGDSSSLPSKAYIEEVVQELRKGEGECPICLEAFEDAVLTPCAHRLCRECIFSSWQSPAAGLCPVCRKSMSKQDLITAPTNSRFQIDVEKNWVESSKISFLLQELESLRSSGAKSIVFSQWTAFLDLLQIPLSRHGFSFTRLDGTLTLQQREKVINEFSNDKSILVLLMSLKAGGVGINLTAASNAFVMDPWWNPAVEEQAVMRIHRIGQTKSVSIKRFIVKGTVEERMESVQARKQRMISGALTDDEFRTSRLEELKMLFS, encoded by the exons ATGGGGAAGGAGATTGGGAGAGGGGAGCAGGTGGCGACGGTGCGCGCGGTGCTCGGCGAGGAGACGCCGGAGATGGACATCATCCGCGCCCTCCACATGGCCGGCGACGACCCCACAAAGGCCATCAACATCCTCCTCGACTTCCACCAcaagctgccgccgccgccctccccgTCGCCCCCGCCCCCGCCGGTCAAACCCACCGCCGAATCGATCCGGCCACCCAAAACCCCCGCGCAGTCGAAGCCGgcggcagagaaacctaggcccAATCCCGCGACCATCGGCGGCCGCGACCACTGGTGGCTGGTGGGGAGCGCCGAGATGGCGGGGCTGTCCACCTGCAAGGGCAGGCGCATCGCCGCCGGGGAACCCGTCAGCTTCTCTATCCCCAACTCCGCGGCCGCGGCCGCCTCGGGCAAGGGCCGTCCTGGTCGCTTCGCCCTCGCTTCCTGCACCTCGGAGATTATGCGTTTCTCAACACCGCAGCAGGGGGAG GTGGGTCGCATCCCCAACGAGTGGGCGCGGTGCCTGCTACCCCTTCTCAAGGAGGGGAAGGTAAAAGTTGAAGGCCTCTGCAAATCTGCTCCCGAGGTTCTTAGCATCATGGACACCGTCCTCCTGTCTGTAAG TGTATATATTGACAGCGCAATGTTCCGAGATCAAAAGCAATCATTGCCCAAGGCAGCCCGTGTTGCTACTGAGGATTCCACATTCCATCCACTGCCTGCACTTCTTAAGGTCATTGGGCTTTCCCCTTTTAAGAAG GCAGCATTTACTCCAGAAGATCTCTATTCCAGAAAGAGACCAATTGATAGAAAG AGCAGTACTGGCGAGACAGCCACAAAGTTGACATCTGAGAAATTGAAATTGTCTTCTGGTGGAAATGAAGATGACCATGGTGAGGAGACTGTTTCAGATACTGATTTGGATGATATAATTGGAATCTCAGATAGTTCTGCACTGGAG GAGAGGGCTCCACCTGACGCTCTGCAGTGCGATCTACGCCCTTACCAGAAGCAGGCCCTTCACTGGATGCTGCAGCTTGAGAAAGGCAGCTCCTCCCAGGATGCAGCTACAACTCTTCACCCTTGCTGGGAGGCATATAAACTTGAGGACAA GAGGGAGCTTGTTTTATACTTGAATGTATTTTCAGGGGATGCCACCACTGAATTTCCTAGTACATTGCAGCTTGCTAGAGGAGGG ATCCTGGCAGATGCAATGGGTCTAGGGAAGACTATTATGACGATAGCTCTTCTTCTTTCTGATTCGGGCAAAGGATGCATCACAACTCAGCATAGTAGTCAGATCTCTGGAGAAGCTAATGGGTTGGGTGAAATTTCTGCCCAGTCTCATGATTCTGTCAAGAATCTAGCTAGCCCATTCTCTTTTAGCAAGCTCAGGAAACCCAAGGCCCCACTGATTGGAGGTGGAAGTCTAATTATCTGCCCAATGACACTACTTAGTCAGTGGAAG GCAGAGATTGAAGCTCATACTGAGCCGAATTCTGTGAATATATATGTTCATTACGGCCAAAGCAGACCAAAAGAAGCAAACTTTATTGCTCAGAATGAAATTGTCCTGACCACCTATGGTGTTGTGGCATCAGAATTTTCGACTGAG GGTTCTACGGAAAAGGGTGGCCTCTACTCTGTTCACTGGTTTAGGATTGTGCTTGACGAGGCACACATGATAAAATCATCAAAAAGTTTAATATCCCAAGCTGCTGCTGCCCTCACTGCTGATCGGCGCTGGTGTCTTACTGGTACACCAATTCAG AACAAATTGGAGGACATATACAGCCTTTTTAGGTTTCTGAGGGTTGAACCTTGGAGGAACTGGGCTTT GTGGAATAAACTTGTACAAAAACCATTTGAAGAAGGTGATGAAAGAGGCTTAAAGCTAGTGCAGACCATTTTAAAGCCAGTAATGTTGAGGAGAACAAAAAGTAGCACAGACAAGGAGGGCAG ACCAATCCTCACTTTACCTCCTGTGAATATTGAAGTGAAATATTGTGATCTATCAGAGACTGAGAAGGATTTCTATGAAGCTCTATTTCGGCGATCTAAG GTGAAATTTGATCAGTTTGTGGAGCAAGGAAAAGTCCTGCATAATTACGCTTCAATTCTTGAGTTGCTTTTACGCCTTAGGCAATGTTGTGACCATCCGTTCCTTGTTATGAG TCGCGGAGATACACAGGAGTTTGCGGATCTCAATAAGCTTGCAAAGCGTTTCCTGCATGGTGGTAATAATGCTGCTAACGGGGATTCTTCATCCCTTCCTTCGAAGGCTTACATTGAAGAGGTTGTCCAAGAACTGCGGAAGGGTGAAGGGGAGTGCCCTATTTGCCTTGAAGCCTTTGAGGATGCTGTGTTAACTCCCTGTGCTCACCGTTTATGCCGAGAGTGTATTTTTTCTAGTTGGCAGAGTCCGGCAGCAGGTCTTTGTCCTGTCTGTAG AAAGTCGATGAGCAAGCAAGATCTTATTACTGCTCCAACAAATAGTCGCTTTCAAATTGATGTCGAGAAGAACTGGGTTGAATCTTCCAAGATATCCTTTCTTCTACAGGAACTAGAATCTCTTCGCAGTTCAGGTGCCAAGAGCATTGTGTTTAGCCAGTGGACTGCATTTCTAGATCTCTTGCAAATTCCACTTTCCAG GCATGGCTTCTCGTTTACTAGACTGGATGGGACCTTAACTCTTCAGCAGAGAGAGAAAGTAATCAATGAGTTTTCTAATGACAAGAGCATTCTG GTTTTACTAATGTCCCTGAAGGCCGGTGGTGTTGGGATAAACCTTACTGCTGCATCTAATGCATTTGTCATG GACCCTTGGTGGAATCCTGCTGTGGAAGAACAAGCTGTCATGCGCATCCATCGAATTGGTCAAACAAAGAGCGTTTCTATCAAAAGGTTCATTGTCAAG GGCACTGTTGAGGAACGAATGGAATCTGTGCAGGCTCGTAAGCAGCGAATGATTTCTGGAGCGTTGACGGACGACGAATTCCGCACTTCACGTCTAGAAGAACTGAAGATGCTTTTCTCTTAA